Proteins from a single region of Urocitellus parryii isolate mUroPar1 chromosome 4, mUroPar1.hap1, whole genome shotgun sequence:
- the Cd151 gene encoding CD151 antigen → MGEFNEKKATCGTVCLKYLLFTYNCCFWLAGLAVMAVGIWTLALKSDYISLLASSTYLATAYILVVAGVVVMVTGVLGCCATFKERRNLLRLYFILLLLIFLLEIIAGVLAYVYYQQLNTELKENLKDTMTKQYHQPGHEGVTSAVDKLQQEFHCCGSNNSQDWRDSEWIRSGEAGGRVVPDSCCKTVVPGCGQRDHASNIYKVEGGCITKLETFIQEHLRVIGAVGIGIACVQVFGMVFTCCLYRSLKLEHY, encoded by the exons atgggTGAATTCAATGAGAAGAAGGCGACATGTGGCACTGTCTGCCTCAAGTACCTGCTGTTCACCTACAACTGCTGCTTCTGG CTGGCTGGACTGGCTGTCATGGCAGTGGGCATCTGGACACTGGCCCTCAAGAGTGACTACATCAGCCTACTGGCCTCAAGCACCTACCTGGCTACTGCCTACATCCTGGTGGTGGCTGGTGTTGTCGTCATGGTGACCGGTGTCCTGGGCTGCTGTGCCACCTTCAAGGAGCGGCGGAACCTCCTGCGCCTG TACTTCATCCTGCTCCTCCTCATCTTTCTGCTGGAGATCATTGCTGGTGTCCTGGCCTACGTCTACTACCAGCAG TTGAACACAGAACTCAAGGAGAACCTGAAGGACACCATGACCAAGCAGTACCACCAGCCAGGCCATGAGGGTGTGACCAGTGCTGTGGATAAGCTGCAGCAGGAG TTTCACTGCTGCGGCAGCAACAACTCCCAGGACTGGCGTGACAGCGAGTGGATCCGCTCAGGTGAGGCTGGTGGCCGTGTGGTCCCTGACAGCTGCTGCAAGACGGTGGTACCTGGCTGTGGGCAGCGGGATCACGCCTCCAACATCTACAAggtggag GGTGGCTGCATCACCAAGCTGGAAACCTTCATCCAGGAGCACCTGAGGGTCATCGGGGCCGTGGGCATCGGCATTGCTTGTGTGCAG GTCTTTGGCATGGTCTTCACGTGCTGCCTATATAGGAGCCTCAAGTTGGAGCACTACTGA
- the Tspan4 gene encoding tetraspanin-4 isoform X2, translating into MARGCLQGVKYLMFAFNLLFWLGGCGVLGVGIWLAATQGNFATLSFSFPSLSAANLLIVTGTFVMAIGFVGCIGALKENKCLLLTFFLLLLLVFLLEATIAVLFFAYTDKIDRYAQQDLKKGLHLYGTQGNVGLTNAWSIIQTDFRCCGVSNYTDWFEVYNATRVPDSCCLEFSDSCGLHAPGTWWKAPCYETVKAWLQENLLAVGIFGLCTALVQILGLTFAMTMYCQVVKADTYCA; encoded by the exons ATGGCGCGCGGCTGCCTCCAGGGTGTCAAGTACCTCATGTTCGCCTTCAACCTGCTCTTCTGG CTGGGAGGCTGTGGCGTCCTGGGTGTGGGTATCTGGCTGGCTGCTACACAGGGGAACTTCGCCACCCTGTCATTCTCCTTTCCGTCGCTGTCAGCTGCCAACCTGCTCATCGTCACGGGCACCTTCGTCATGGCCATCGGCTTTGTGGGCTGCATTGGGGCCCTCAAGGAGAACAAGTGCCTGCTGCTCACC ttcttcctgctgctgctgctggtatTCCTGCTGGAGGCCACCATTGCTGTGCTCTTCTTCGCCTACACTGACAAG ATTGACAGGTACGCCCAGCAAGACCTAAAGAAGGGCCTGCATCTGTATGGCACACAGGGCAACGTGGGCCTCACCAACGCCTGGAGCATCATTCAGACTGAT TTCCGCTGCTGTGGTGTCTCCAACTACACGGACTGGTTTGAGGTCTACAATGCCACCCGTGTGCCCGACTCCTGCTGCCTGGAGTTCAGTGACAGCTGTGGGCTGCATGCGCCTGGCACCTGGTGGAAGGCG CCCTGCTATGAGACGGTGAAGGCCTGGCTCCAGGAGAATCTGCTGGCTGTGGGCATCTTTGGGCTGTGCACAGCACTGGTGCAG ATTTTGGGCCTGACCTTCGCCATGACCATGTACTGCCAAGTGGTAAAGGCGGACACCTACTGCGCTTAG
- the Tspan4 gene encoding tetraspanin-4 isoform X1 codes for MRRSSTDESTYRRSPSPEGKEPGFTRGGPFRRCSSLYGRAGTGDAEDAGGSPFFGLHANPGPKAAQARYTSPKGNKYVVFYLDLSFIFLLELKRCSMARGCLQGVKYLMFAFNLLFWLGGCGVLGVGIWLAATQGNFATLSFSFPSLSAANLLIVTGTFVMAIGFVGCIGALKENKCLLLTFFLLLLLVFLLEATIAVLFFAYTDKIDRYAQQDLKKGLHLYGTQGNVGLTNAWSIIQTDFRCCGVSNYTDWFEVYNATRVPDSCCLEFSDSCGLHAPGTWWKAPCYETVKAWLQENLLAVGIFGLCTALVQILGLTFAMTMYCQVVKADTYCA; via the exons ATGCGCCGCTCGAGCACGGACGAGTCCACGTACCGGCGCAGCCCGTCGCCGGAGGGCAAGGAGCCGGGCTTCACGCGCGGCGGCCCCTTCCGGCGCTGCAGCAGTCTGTATGGGCGCGCGGGCACCGGGGACGCTGAGGACGCGGGCGGCAGCCCCTTCTTCGGCCTCCACGCGAACCCCGGCCCCAAGGCGGCTCAGGCCCGCTACACGTCGCCCAAGGGCAACAAGTACGTGGTCTTCTACCTGGACCTGTCCTTCATCTTCCTCCTAGAGCTGAAGCGCTGCAGCATGGCGCGCGGCTGCCTCCAGGGTGTCAAGTACCTCATGTTCGCCTTCAACCTGCTCTTCTGG CTGGGAGGCTGTGGCGTCCTGGGTGTGGGTATCTGGCTGGCTGCTACACAGGGGAACTTCGCCACCCTGTCATTCTCCTTTCCGTCGCTGTCAGCTGCCAACCTGCTCATCGTCACGGGCACCTTCGTCATGGCCATCGGCTTTGTGGGCTGCATTGGGGCCCTCAAGGAGAACAAGTGCCTGCTGCTCACC ttcttcctgctgctgctgctggtatTCCTGCTGGAGGCCACCATTGCTGTGCTCTTCTTCGCCTACACTGACAAG ATTGACAGGTACGCCCAGCAAGACCTAAAGAAGGGCCTGCATCTGTATGGCACACAGGGCAACGTGGGCCTCACCAACGCCTGGAGCATCATTCAGACTGAT TTCCGCTGCTGTGGTGTCTCCAACTACACGGACTGGTTTGAGGTCTACAATGCCACCCGTGTGCCCGACTCCTGCTGCCTGGAGTTCAGTGACAGCTGTGGGCTGCATGCGCCTGGCACCTGGTGGAAGGCG CCCTGCTATGAGACGGTGAAGGCCTGGCTCCAGGAGAATCTGCTGGCTGTGGGCATCTTTGGGCTGTGCACAGCACTGGTGCAG ATTTTGGGCCTGACCTTCGCCATGACCATGTACTGCCAAGTGGTAAAGGCGGACACCTACTGCGCTTAG
- the Polr2l gene encoding DNA-directed RNA polymerases I, II, and III subunit RPABC5 yields MIIPVRCFTCGKIVGNKWEAYLGLLQAEYTEGDALDALGLKRYCCRRMLLAHVDLIEKLLNYAPLEK; encoded by the exons ATGATCATCCCCGTGCGCTGCTTCACCTGCGGCAAGATCGTGGGCAACAAGTGGGAGGCCTACCTGGGACTGCTGCAGGCCGAGTACACCGAGGG GGACGCCCTGGATGCCCTGGGCCTGAAGCGCTACTGTTGCCGCCGAATGCTGCTGGCACACGTGGACCTGATTGAGAAGTTGCTCAACTACGCACCACTGGAGAAGTAG